The window TAAGAATCAAGGATCACTGATTTCTCTTCAATCTACTTCTCTGATGCCTCCAATGTTTTAATATTGCTGTTATAGTACTACTAGTTTCTACTTGTGATGTTTCCAGCTTTCTTTAAGTCTATCCAGAACATAGATCGCTAGAGAAAATGTGGTCGTCCCCCCTGTGAACAAGAAAATTATCCAAAAGCTGTCGATGCTTAGACTGACTTCATCATCATTACTTGAGTCCACCCCTACACACCCCTCTTCTCCAATCGTCTTGTCCTCTAGTTCTCTAAGCTTCCCAGATTCAGTGACTTCCAACAGTGCCTTGTCTAAATCAGCTATTATTGGTGAACCCATTGGAAATGCCTGATGAAGAATGATTATTAGAACATCAATAAAACCATATTGATTAAAGTTTTAGGAAGTAAATCTTAATTGGAATGAGATTACTCACAAATCCATGCCCCCCTACTGTATATGATGGTCCTACTGCTACAAAGCTTCTACAGTGCTTGGCAAGAAAAAGCTTAAGATAAGTATCATTCATAAACCCTGCTGCAATCTTTCCAGTTTTAAGCGCATTAGCAAATTCTTCTTGCGAGCTAAAACTCCTCAGGTTGATAGATTTAAAGCCCAGAACTtcttctaaatatctaccataAAAACCTCTTGTATGCCCCACTGCAGCATTACTAGTCTTCAGTGTGTCTATGTCAGAAACTTTAGCTTCAAGCTTCTGGACACTGAGCATACTAGTAAGACTTGCGCTATAACTTTGTGTGATAACCAATGCCACAAATAGCCAGACCACTACAACTAGACGTGATAAATTGTTATGAAGTCTTCCGCCTGCATATGACAAAGTATCAGTACATTGTCATAGTAGAATCCCTACatcatgataaaaaaaatcaatcatattACCTTGCAAAGAGAAGAGAGTAGTAAAGGATAACCAAATCAGGATTCCAGCTTGATCCGTTGCAGAGCCTTGAAGTCTCTGATTgtgtttcctctcaatcaaccATATGACAAAGCCATTGTAGATTGTTATGGCCAATATAAGCAGCCACATGGCTTTTGTGAAGGGCTTCATAAATAGCCAAGATCTAGATGGCGTTTCTGATTGGACAGGTACTAACATTGTCAATGACGACCTTGTATAGGTACGTGTGAATTCTGCATATTTATATCTGTCGGCTATTACACTGACACCAACTACTCCATCAAATTTCTGCTAGATTATACAATACCAAATGACTGTCAAAAGTTCAGTAAGATTTATAATAACatagttaataaaaaaaagggAATGAGGATTGACCTCACCTTCAAATAAACTTGTTCAACCAAAGAATCAAATGTTCCATTGTAGGGGATGAATTCATATGGTGCGTGGTATGGCAATCTGACCATGACTTCTCTGAAGGTATCAATTACAAATCCAGTAAAAGTAAAATTGTTAGTCTGCGGATCATACGAaatgtttataatttgtttgaaCATGCCTTCAGTAGGAACACCTATTCGCCAAAATCCAGAGCTGTTTGAAAGTGCCCATCCTTTTGGTGTATACAAGGATTGCCCGGGCCAAATTACTTGTCCCAGGTTTTGCATAGAAGAGTTGTAGACAGCATTATCGCCTATGCTTTCTGAGAAACCTAATCCTTTGGACCAGGTTCCAAGTTCTTTGTAACTCTTTCCGATCACATTGACAATTCTGAACATATGAGATGGGGTTAATTTCCTCGCATTATATTGAACTCTACCAGTCAACCCATAGAAGTGGACAGAAGCCATTTTTTCCATAAACGTTGCTCTATGCTTAGGAACTTGCATATTCCTTCCTCCATATGTATGTGCTACTGCCCACAGAGCATCATAGATCTCCACTGCTGAAATCCCAGGCTGATCATTTCCTTCTTCAGGATAATCTAGGCTGAACTTTTTCTGAAATCGCCTTTTGAAATCTGCAAACCTTATGCTGGACGTTGAAAAATATTTCTCAACTCCAATCACCCCTTGGATTGAGTGAATGGTGGTAAGATCGAGTGAGTGGAAAAAATCGGTAATTGAGTTGGTGACAATCCAGATATAATCTTCTTCCACCATCTTTAACTCTTTTGCTTTCTGAAAGAGGCGAGTGGCCAATTTCATAGATGTATGAACAATAAAAACTCTACACTGCTGTTCTCTTAGCCTTGTGAGCTCTGCAACCAACGATGAAGCTATAACAGATTCGAGGGGTACAAGGTTACTTATTTCAGCTCCGACTTCCTGTAAGGACTCCTTGAGATAAGGGATGACACTGCCAAAGGCAGAAACAGTATCATCTTCATATATTATGTTGACTCTATGCCAATCCCAAGACTGCACAATTGCAGCCACAGCTTTCATTTGTGCATCCTGGTTGGTTCCTGAGGCTTGAACAAGGAAAGGCCAGTGCTCCATGGCCCATATCGGAGTCACATCAGCGAGTGAGAACATAGGAATTTTACCTTGGTTACTGACTTCTGCAACTCGTGATGCTTCTTGCCATGTATGTGGTCCAATAATGACTTGAACTTCCCTGGCAGCAATTAATCTTTTGGCTGCATTGTTTACATAACCAAGTGAACCAAAATTTTCTCAAACTATAGGTTTTGGTCTAATCAGTTACTCATGCGTGAATATTTCAAGGTAGCCAGTGTAGTTTACCTGATAGAGATGCCAGGGCAGGTTCACCGCGGGAGTTGATTATGTGCAACACCAATCTTTGATCGGCCTTTCTGCTGATATCTTCTAAAGCAATCTGCAAGGAAACATTTGCCTCCTTTCCAGCACGAGATGTGCCATCTATTACAGCCCCTACAGTCACATGGGTGCTTGTCGTTTGCTGCAGCGAAAGCAGGACTAACACAGTGCAGAAGATGCAACTTGGTATCATGTTCATATTCTTTTAAAGCAAAAGTCTATTCATCGCGGAGTACTTGGGGATCAGTTTGTGCTTTCAACCTGTGATGTTCTTTGTTTAGTACCCACTTTTTTGGATGCATGCAGCTCTGAGCCTAACTATGCATTCTATAAAGGAAGTCGAAATAACCTCTTGATCAAATGGTATCCCGAGCATCGGATGCTCGACTTATCGCAGGTCAAAGTGTTGGAATAAAGAAAGAGCATGTAAACTACCTGTTGAGCCTCAAGCAATGCTAAGTCACATTTTATGTTTACTAGTTCAAAGTACACAATGGACTCGATGGTCCAACTGTTTGACAGTATTGGCTTCGGCCAGTTGGCCTCAAGACCAAACTCCATCATTTCTTAAATGCCACGAAATTTctgaattttgtttttattactgAAATTTGATAGACTTCTTTTATTTTGATAGATTAGCATAAAATAATCAaggttttattttctttttcttttttcttttttttttttttgacaggttttattttctttttgacaGAGCAGAATAGACTAAAATAGGAGGCAGCTGTCAACACAAGAGACTAAACAgctcattaatactaaaaaaatacaaatcaacTTGAGCCAAATCTAAACAAATCTTTCATACCAGTGAGATGTTCTTGTCTAAATATTGAATGAATAAACAGTcgtataaaatataagaaatggAATCTGATATCATGGTGAAGACAGATACTAATCTGCATTTGCTCTGCACAGTTTAAAGACTAAACagttataatatatacagtATAGTGATTACAATAAGCTGATTAGCAATAACAACTAATGTAAGTCGAATTAGTACAGAAAAACTATTATGTTGCAGTGTGTGGATCTTCAGGAACTTCTGCATCACTAACTTTTCTCGAAAATCTTTTTCTTTGATGCCCCCAGTGCTTTAAGATCACTGTCACAACATTACTAATTTGTTGAGTAAACTTTGTAGCTTGCCTCCTCAGGCCATCCAGAGCGTAGATTGTTAGAGCACACGTTGTTATCCCGCCTGTTAATGCAAATAGTATCCAAAAGCTGTTAAGGCTCAGACTAATTTCATCATCGTTACTTGAGTCCACTTCAATGCACCTTTCAGAACCAACCATTTTGTCCTCCAGTTCACGAAGCTTCCCGCTTTCAAATACTTCTAGCAGTGCTTTGTTCACGTCATTGACCATCGGAGATCCCTTTGGAAATGCCTGATGAAGAAGTCGTCTTagaatggggccgtttggctaagCTTAAAAAACGttgttttttgcttaaagtaaagaagtggattataagtgataagtaaCTTGGGAGTTAGGACTCATAAGTTATTAAAGTGTTCCAGTTCCAAGAAGAAAAGCTAGGATTACTAGCTTCTCAGCTGCTGCTTCAAAACCTAAAATAAGTGGATATCACTTCTTGATCCAAACAGTCCAACAGAAACATAAGCagtattttaagcaagaaatagGGCTGAGAGATCACTTACAAATCCGAATCCTCCTACTTTATATGTTGGTCCTGCTACAACAAAGCTCTTGCAGTACTTGGCAAGGAAAAGTTTAAGATAAGAGCCATTTAGAAATCCAGCTTCAATGTCTCCGGTTTTGAGGGCATGGGCATATTCTTGTGGTGAACTGAAATTCTTGAGATTATATAA of the Daucus carota subsp. sativus chromosome 4, DH1 v3.0, whole genome shotgun sequence genome contains:
- the LOC108216188 gene encoding glutamate receptor 2.7, which codes for MNMIPSCIFCTVLVLLSLQQTTSTHVTVGAVIDGTSRAGKEANVSLQIALEDISRKADQRLVLHIINSRGEPALASLSAKRLIAAREVQVIIGPHTWQEASRVAEVSNQGKIPMFSLADVTPIWAMEHWPFLVQASGTNQDAQMKAVAAIVQSWDWHRVNIIYEDDTVSAFGSVIPYLKESLQEVGAEISNLVPLESVIASSLVAELTRLREQQCRVFIVHTSMKLATRLFQKAKELKMVEEDYIWIVTNSITDFFHSLDLTTIHSIQGVIGVEKYFSTSSIRFADFKRRFQKKFSLDYPEEGNDQPGISAVEIYDALWAVAHTYGGRNMQVPKHRATFMEKMASVHFYGLTGRVQYNARKLTPSHMFRIVNVIGKSYKELGTWSKGLGFSESIGDNAVYNSSMQNLGQVIWPGQSLYTPKGWALSNSSGFWRIGVPTEGMFKQIINISYDPQTNNFTFTGFVIDTFREVMVRLPYHAPYEFIPYNGTFDSLVEQVYLKKFDGVVGVSVIADRYKYAEFTRTYTRSSLTMLVPVQSETPSRSWLFMKPFTKAMWLLILAITIYNGFVIWLIERKHNQRLQGSATDQAGILIWLSFTTLFSLQGGRLHNNLSRLVVVVWLFVALVITQSYSASLTSMLSVQKLEAKVSDIDTLKTSNAAVGHTRGFYGRYLEEVLGFKSINLRSFSSQEEFANALKTGKIAAGFMNDTYLKLFLAKHCRSFVAVGPSYTVGGHGFAFPMGSPIIADLDKALLEVTESGKLRELEDKTIGEEGCVGVDSSNDDEVSLSIDSFWIIFLFTGGTTTFSLAIYVLDRLKESWKHHK